The Nocardioides humi genome includes a region encoding these proteins:
- a CDS encoding IclR family transcriptional regulator → MTQVPAATRALRVLRFLAGQPEPVAVERIARELGIPRSTTYHLLQAMADEGFVVHLADERRYGLGVAAFEVGSGYARQAPLQRLARRPLAALVDRTGHSAHLAVPHGRDVLYVVEERAPGRPPLVTDVGVRLPSHLTASGRAILAHLPASQVRALYPDRAAFVDRTGIGPGSPTALRSVLSETRQRGYAVEDSEVTAGMASVAAAVLDHNGMPVAGVALTYPTEEADPRRRERLAGAVVSTAAALGRRLRGR, encoded by the coding sequence ATGACGCAGGTTCCGGCGGCGACCCGGGCGCTGCGGGTGCTGCGCTTCCTCGCCGGCCAGCCCGAGCCGGTCGCCGTCGAGCGGATCGCCCGCGAGCTGGGGATCCCGCGGTCCACGACGTACCACCTGCTCCAGGCGATGGCGGACGAGGGCTTCGTCGTCCACCTGGCCGACGAGCGGCGCTACGGCCTGGGTGTGGCGGCCTTCGAGGTGGGCTCGGGGTACGCCCGCCAGGCACCCCTGCAGCGCCTCGCCCGCCGGCCGCTGGCGGCCCTGGTCGACCGGACCGGCCACAGCGCCCACCTCGCCGTCCCGCACGGGCGCGACGTCCTCTACGTCGTCGAGGAGCGCGCACCCGGCCGCCCCCCGCTGGTGACCGATGTCGGGGTCCGGCTGCCGTCGCACCTCACCGCGAGCGGCCGGGCGATCCTGGCCCACCTGCCGGCCAGCCAGGTCCGCGCGCTCTACCCCGACCGAGCGGCGTTCGTCGACCGCACCGGCATCGGCCCCGGCTCTCCCACGGCACTGCGATCGGTGCTGTCCGAGACCCGGCAGCGCGGCTACGCCGTCGAGGACAGCGAGGTCACCGCCGGGATGGCCAGCGTCGCGGCCGCGGTGCTCGACCACAACGGGATGCCGGTCGCGGGCGTCGCCCTCACCTATCCGACCGAGGAGGCCGATCCACGCCGGCGGGAGCGGCTGGCCGGCGCGGTCGTCTCGACCGCGGCCGCGCTCGGTCGCCGGCTGCGGGGACGGTAG
- the hutH gene encoding histidine ammonia-lyase → METVTVGTGPVSFDDVVAVARNGAGVVIGDEALAAIDKARAVVDDLAASPTPHYGVSTGFGALANRHIAPELRAQLQRSLVRSHAAGSGPEVEREVVRGLMLLRLSTLATGHTGVRRETAELLAALLTHEITPVVHEYGSLGCSGDLAPLAHCALALMGEGPVRTADGELTDAATALAAAGLTPVELQEKEGLALINGTDGMLGMLVLAIHDLTDLLRVADISAAMSVEGQLGTDRVFAPELQAIRPHPGQAASAANLTALLRDSGVVASHRGPDCNRVQDAYSLRCSPQVHGAARDTVAHAASVAARELAAAVDNPVVLADEGRVESNGNFHGAPVAYVLDFLAIVAADVASIAERRTDRFLDKARNHGLPPFLADDPGVDSGLMIAQYTQAAIVSELKRLAAPASVDSIPSSAMQEDHVSMGWSAARKLRRSVDGLTRVLAVELMTAARALDLRAPLEPSPATGAVVRLLRDSGVGGPGTDRFLAPEIDIAYQLVADRSVTAAVANVIGELA, encoded by the coding sequence ATGGAGACAGTGACGGTGGGAACGGGGCCGGTCTCGTTCGACGACGTGGTGGCGGTCGCGCGCAACGGTGCCGGAGTGGTGATCGGCGACGAGGCCCTGGCAGCCATCGACAAGGCGCGAGCGGTCGTCGACGACCTCGCCGCGTCCCCGACCCCCCACTACGGCGTCTCGACCGGGTTCGGCGCCCTGGCCAACCGGCATATCGCACCCGAGCTCCGGGCCCAGCTGCAGCGATCGCTGGTCCGCTCGCACGCCGCCGGCAGCGGCCCCGAGGTCGAGCGCGAGGTCGTCCGCGGCCTGATGCTGCTGCGGCTCTCGACGCTCGCGACCGGCCACACCGGCGTACGACGCGAGACGGCCGAGCTGCTCGCCGCGCTCCTCACGCACGAGATCACGCCGGTCGTCCACGAGTACGGCTCGCTCGGCTGCTCCGGCGACCTCGCGCCGCTCGCACACTGCGCGCTGGCGCTGATGGGGGAGGGACCGGTCCGCACCGCCGACGGCGAGCTCACCGACGCCGCGACCGCGCTCGCCGCGGCCGGACTGACGCCGGTCGAGCTGCAGGAGAAGGAGGGCCTGGCGCTGATCAACGGCACCGACGGCATGCTCGGCATGCTGGTGCTGGCGATCCACGACCTCACCGACCTGCTGCGCGTCGCGGACATCTCCGCCGCGATGTCGGTCGAGGGCCAGCTCGGCACCGACCGCGTGTTCGCCCCCGAGCTGCAGGCGATCCGCCCGCATCCCGGCCAGGCCGCGTCCGCCGCCAACCTCACCGCGCTGCTGCGCGACTCCGGTGTCGTCGCCTCCCACCGCGGCCCCGACTGCAACCGGGTCCAGGACGCCTACTCGCTGCGCTGCTCGCCGCAGGTGCACGGCGCCGCGCGCGACACCGTCGCGCACGCGGCGAGCGTGGCCGCGCGCGAGCTGGCGGCCGCCGTCGACAACCCGGTCGTCCTGGCCGATGAGGGGCGGGTGGAGTCCAACGGCAACTTCCACGGCGCGCCGGTCGCCTATGTGCTCGACTTCCTCGCGATCGTCGCCGCCGACGTCGCCTCGATCGCGGAGCGCCGTACCGACCGCTTCCTCGACAAGGCCCGCAACCACGGCCTGCCGCCCTTCCTCGCCGACGACCCGGGCGTCGACTCGGGGCTGATGATCGCGCAGTACACCCAGGCCGCGATCGTCTCCGAGCTCAAGCGGCTCGCGGCGCCGGCGTCGGTCGACTCGATCCCCTCCAGCGCGATGCAGGAGGACCACGTCTCGATGGGCTGGTCCGCCGCTCGCAAGCTGCGCCGCTCCGTCGACGGCCTCACCCGGGTGCTCGCCGTCGAGCTGATGACCGCCGCCCGCGCCCTCGACCTGCGCGCGCCGCTGGAGCCCAGCCCCGCCACCGGCGCCGTCGTCCGCCTGCTCCGCGACAGCGGTGTCGGCGGACCCGGCACCGACCGCTTCCTCGCCCCCGAGATCGACATCGCCTACCAGCTCGTCGCCGACCGCTCCGTGACCGCGGCCGTCGCGAACGTGATCGGAGAACTCGCATGA
- a CDS encoding N-6 DNA methylase has translation MARRTGADEAADAYERHLAEHDRDRRRAQGAFYTPPELVAWVLDHALPADGTAVTVLDPACGTGHFLVAAARRLGVRAVHGSDLDPEAIRIARERLHAEDPTVPAEEIERQVVVADGLTAWAGRTFAAVVGNPPFLGQLRRHSAGRSEEHRRGLGAYTDTSAVFLRRSLDLVGQGGVVALVQPLSVLAARDAGAVRAAVASRGAVTDFWCADGPVFAGTPVLTCVPVVRVGAAPSTDPDGWGALAAPAFGIPAVTLPPGTGTVGDLADCTADFRDQYYGLAPFVHDRLPGGVPLVTTGLIDPAESRWGRAPTRFARRRYDAPSVDLAALRAGGGLARWADARLVPKLLVAGQGRVIEAVADEHGAWLPSVPVVSVVPGVRADLWRLLAVLLAPPVVAHAAARYLGTGLTPGSVKVSARQVAALPLPADEHAWAEGARLARVAQAAASGDERAALLAATGRIMTDAYRADPASYDWWWGRVRRRPDESGDPGWSTPA, from the coding sequence ATGGCGCGGCGGACAGGGGCGGACGAGGCCGCCGACGCCTACGAGCGGCATCTCGCCGAGCACGACCGCGACCGGCGCCGTGCCCAGGGGGCGTTCTACACCCCGCCCGAGCTGGTGGCGTGGGTGCTCGACCACGCGCTGCCGGCCGACGGCACGGCCGTGACGGTCCTCGATCCCGCGTGCGGCACCGGGCACTTCCTGGTCGCCGCGGCCCGGCGGCTCGGCGTACGCGCGGTGCACGGCTCCGACCTCGACCCGGAGGCGATCCGGATCGCCCGCGAGCGGCTGCACGCGGAGGACCCCACCGTCCCGGCGGAGGAGATCGAGCGTCAGGTGGTGGTCGCCGACGGGCTGACCGCCTGGGCGGGCCGGACCTTCGCCGCCGTTGTCGGCAACCCGCCCTTCCTCGGTCAGCTCCGACGCCACTCCGCCGGACGGAGCGAGGAGCACCGGCGCGGCCTCGGCGCCTACACCGACACCAGTGCGGTGTTCCTGCGCCGATCGCTCGACCTCGTCGGTCAGGGCGGCGTCGTCGCCCTGGTGCAGCCGCTGTCCGTGCTGGCCGCCCGCGACGCGGGCGCCGTCCGGGCGGCGGTGGCGTCGCGCGGGGCGGTGACGGACTTCTGGTGCGCCGACGGGCCGGTCTTCGCCGGCACGCCGGTGCTGACCTGCGTGCCGGTCGTCCGGGTCGGCGCGGCCCCGTCCACCGACCCGGACGGGTGGGGCGCGCTGGCGGCCCCGGCGTTCGGGATCCCCGCCGTCACGCTGCCGCCGGGGACCGGGACGGTCGGCGATCTGGCGGACTGCACCGCCGACTTCCGCGACCAGTACTACGGCCTCGCGCCGTTCGTCCACGACCGCCTGCCCGGCGGCGTCCCGCTCGTCACCACCGGCCTGATCGATCCCGCCGAGTCGCGCTGGGGCCGGGCGCCGACCCGCTTCGCCCGCCGGCGGTACGACGCCCCGTCGGTCGATCTCGCCGCCCTCCGCGCCGGCGGGGGACTGGCCCGGTGGGCCGACGCCCGGCTGGTGCCCAAGCTGCTGGTGGCCGGGCAGGGCCGGGTGATCGAGGCCGTCGCCGACGAGCACGGCGCCTGGCTGCCGTCGGTGCCTGTCGTCAGCGTCGTCCCCGGCGTCCGTGCGGACCTGTGGCGGCTGCTGGCCGTCCTGCTCGCCCCGCCCGTCGTCGCCCACGCCGCCGCCCGCTACCTCGGCACCGGCCTGACGCCCGGCTCGGTCAAGGTCAGCGCGCGCCAGGTCGCCGCGCTGCCCCTTCCCGCCGACGAGCACGCCTGGGCCGAGGGCGCCCGGCTGGCCCGGGTCGCCCAGGCCGCCGCCTCCGGCGACGAGCGCGCCGCGCTGCTGGCGGCCACCGGGCGGATCATGACCGACGCCTACCGGGCCGACCCGGCGTCGTACGACTGGTGGTGGGGGCGGGTCCGGCGACGGCCCGATGAGTCCGGCGACCCCGGCTGGTCCACCCCGGCATGA
- a CDS encoding VOC family protein, with amino-acid sequence MSEFLADGVELFAGVCVRDYAQARPWYEALLGGPPSFLAHDTEAVWELAPHRWLVVEQRPERAGYAAQTVFVDDLDARVAAASARGVDPADRETYGDGVRKVVYRDADGNEIGFGGNPLADPPAE; translated from the coding sequence ATGAGCGAGTTCCTTGCCGACGGGGTCGAGCTGTTCGCGGGAGTCTGCGTGCGCGACTACGCGCAGGCCCGGCCGTGGTACGAGGCGCTGCTGGGCGGCCCGCCGTCCTTCCTCGCCCACGACACCGAGGCGGTCTGGGAGCTGGCGCCGCACCGCTGGCTGGTCGTCGAGCAACGCCCGGAGCGGGCCGGGTACGCCGCGCAGACCGTGTTCGTCGACGACCTCGACGCCCGGGTCGCCGCCGCCTCGGCACGCGGTGTCGACCCGGCCGACCGCGAGACGTACGGCGACGGCGTCCGCAAGGTGGTCTACCGCGACGCCGACGGCAACGAGATCGGCTTCGGGGGCAACCCGCTCGCCGATCCCCCTGCCGAGTGA